In Parasegetibacter sp. NRK P23, a single genomic region encodes these proteins:
- a CDS encoding TonB-dependent receptor has translation MSKKRSVSLRGGSAVLGIGLLSFSALLMHADARAEGRSVYAPEGYFQQPPSSLYIGGTVRDKLGTPISGVTVRVVGADSTTGVATDDMGKFSIKADPKGTLELSHINYKTLTYAINNVIDLDITMDGKEGNMNEVVVVAYGKQKRLNLVSAQSTVNVEELKTPVANVSAMLAGRIAGLVGVQRSGEPGRDGADVWIRGIASFSRSGPLIYVDGVPNRGIGMLEPEDIESVTTLKDAAAVAMYGVNGANGVILIKTKSGKAGKPQFNARYDQGMTAFTMTPKLADGVTYMQLVNEAQIASGFAPGAVKYSQDYIDRTATGEDPFVYPNVDWMDALFNDFGKNRRLNLNARGGAQNANYYVSLTYYDETGLLKTDGLQSYNADTRFKRYNFTSNLNLDLTKTTKFELGVQGYISNANYSGESSSSAFAQAMQITPVVFPIMYPGNIVPGVSSQGDQRNPYADITQRGFSNTANSQLYTNLRVNQDLGFITPGLTFTSMFSFDNFVSQTISRTKRRDTWYVNQTTPRNPDGTLNLIRTFAGNNTLGFGSAVGGNKRYYTESAINYTKDIGNSNITGMVLYSQLDNTTTFTPGNLQASIPNRTRGISARGTYAYDSRYFVELNMGYNGSENFAPDNRYGFFPSVGLGWVVSNEKFFDNIKDYVQFLKFRYSDGYVGSSNVNRFAFLSFVTQSAAGYTFGGAGARASTSGAAIEQYGTFVQWAEGRKRNLGLEFKVLNNKLSFIVDGFHERRTGEFLARGSISDIVGLLNVPPANVGIIENRGIDGQVEAMGINIGKTRLTLRGNFTYAIDKIIDNDQPEQKYPWLNRYGWNSLSRFGYTALGLFKDEDDIAKSPKQEVGSTPRPGDIKYKDLNNDGVINADDIQRIGRGDVPAIVYGFGTSLTWKDFYIDLFIQGTALADRMIAGDGVIPFNNSTGADRSNLFAAAVDRWTPDNPKENPLYPRLGWGTQNANNAVASSWWVKDVGFVRLKTAELGYNIPKKTFSSIGIKSARVYLQGVNLLTISKFDLWDPELNTNNGTIYPNITTASIGLQASF, from the coding sequence ATGAGTAAAAAAAGAAGCGTTTCCCTTCGCGGTGGCAGTGCCGTGTTGGGAATAGGCCTTTTAAGCTTTAGCGCCCTTCTGATGCATGCGGACGCGAGGGCCGAAGGGCGTTCGGTGTACGCGCCGGAAGGCTATTTTCAGCAACCGCCCAGTTCGTTGTACATCGGAGGAACAGTACGCGACAAGTTGGGCACACCTATTTCCGGCGTTACCGTACGCGTGGTGGGAGCGGATTCCACAACGGGCGTAGCTACGGATGATATGGGAAAATTCTCCATTAAGGCTGATCCGAAAGGAACATTGGAACTTTCTCACATCAACTATAAAACATTAACCTACGCCATCAACAACGTAATTGACCTCGACATTACGATGGATGGCAAAGAGGGGAACATGAACGAAGTAGTAGTGGTGGCTTATGGTAAGCAAAAAAGGCTGAACCTGGTAAGTGCCCAGTCTACCGTAAATGTTGAAGAATTAAAAACACCTGTGGCCAACGTTTCTGCCATGCTGGCCGGTAGAATCGCCGGTTTGGTGGGCGTGCAAAGAAGCGGTGAGCCAGGTAGGGATGGCGCAGACGTATGGATCAGAGGTATCGCGTCGTTTTCCCGTTCCGGTCCGCTGATTTATGTGGATGGCGTACCCAACCGTGGAATCGGGATGCTTGAACCCGAGGATATCGAATCGGTAACCACGCTGAAAGATGCCGCCGCAGTAGCGATGTATGGTGTAAATGGCGCCAACGGCGTGATCCTGATTAAAACAAAATCGGGTAAGGCTGGTAAGCCGCAATTCAACGCCCGTTACGATCAGGGGATGACGGCATTTACCATGACGCCTAAGCTCGCCGATGGCGTTACCTATATGCAACTGGTGAACGAAGCGCAGATCGCCAGCGGATTTGCGCCGGGAGCCGTAAAGTATTCCCAGGATTATATCGACAGAACGGCCACAGGTGAAGATCCGTTCGTTTATCCGAATGTGGACTGGATGGATGCGCTGTTCAACGATTTTGGGAAGAATCGTCGACTTAACCTGAATGCCAGAGGAGGCGCGCAAAACGCAAACTACTATGTTTCACTCACCTATTATGATGAAACAGGGTTGCTTAAAACTGATGGATTGCAATCATACAATGCTGATACAAGATTCAAAAGGTATAACTTCACTTCTAACCTGAACCTGGACCTTACCAAAACCACAAAGTTTGAATTGGGCGTTCAGGGTTACATCAGTAACGCGAACTATTCAGGCGAAAGTTCTTCTTCCGCTTTCGCGCAAGCGATGCAAATTACACCGGTAGTGTTCCCCATCATGTACCCTGGAAACATTGTTCCCGGCGTAAGTTCCCAGGGCGACCAGCGTAACCCTTATGCAGATATCACGCAGAGAGGCTTCAGCAATACAGCTAACTCCCAGTTGTATACTAACCTGAGGGTAAACCAGGACCTGGGTTTCATAACACCCGGACTTACATTTACCAGCATGTTCTCGTTCGATAATTTCGTTTCTCAAACCATTTCCAGAACAAAACGCAGAGATACCTGGTACGTAAACCAGACCACGCCGCGTAATCCTGATGGCACACTTAACCTGATCAGAACCTTTGCAGGAAACAACACGCTCGGTTTTGGCAGTGCCGTTGGAGGTAACAAAAGATACTACACAGAAAGCGCTATCAACTATACAAAAGATATTGGCAACAGTAACATTACCGGTATGGTATTGTACAGCCAGTTGGATAATACCACCACATTTACACCTGGCAACCTGCAGGCCTCTATCCCAAACAGAACGAGGGGTATTTCAGCAAGAGGTACCTATGCTTATGACAGCAGGTATTTTGTTGAGTTGAACATGGGTTACAATGGTTCGGAAAACTTTGCCCCCGATAACAGGTATGGGTTCTTCCCTTCGGTTGGCCTGGGATGGGTAGTATCCAACGAGAAGTTTTTCGACAACATCAAAGATTATGTTCAGTTCCTGAAATTCAGGTATTCTGATGGTTATGTGGGTTCAAGCAACGTGAACCGTTTTGCCTTCCTGTCATTTGTTACACAGTCGGCTGCCGGTTACACTTTTGGCGGAGCTGGTGCGCGTGCCTCCACTTCAGGAGCAGCAATAGAGCAATACGGAACTTTCGTGCAATGGGCGGAAGGAAGGAAAAGAAACCTTGGGCTTGAATTCAAAGTGCTGAATAATAAACTCTCCTTTATTGTAGATGGTTTTCATGAGCGCCGTACAGGGGAGTTCCTGGCCCGTGGAAGCATTTCTGATATAGTTGGTTTGCTGAACGTTCCGCCTGCTAACGTGGGTATCATTGAGAACCGTGGTATTGACGGGCAGGTGGAAGCGATGGGTATCAACATTGGTAAAACAAGACTCACCCTCAGAGGTAATTTTACCTATGCCATCGACAAAATTATTGACAACGACCAGCCCGAACAGAAGTATCCCTGGTTGAACAGGTATGGCTGGAATTCTTTGTCAAGATTTGGTTACACAGCTCTCGGGCTGTTTAAAGATGAAGATGATATCGCAAAAAGTCCGAAGCAGGAAGTGGGTAGTACTCCAAGACCCGGCGACATTAAATACAAGGATTTGAACAATGATGGTGTGATCAACGCCGATGATATTCAAAGGATTGGTCGCGGAGATGTTCCCGCCATAGTATATGGATTTGGTACGAGCCTCACCTGGAAAGATTTTTACATCGATCTGTTTATTCAGGGCACTGCGCTGGCCGACAGGATGATTGCTGGTGATGGTGTGATTCCCTTCAACAACAGTACCGGTGCCGACAGAAGTAACCTTTTTGCTGCAGCCGTAGACCGCTGGACACCGGATAACCCTAAGGAGAATCCGCTGTATCCAAGACTGGGCTGGGGCACACAGAACGCCAATAATGCCGTAGCAAGTTCATGGTGGGTGAAAGACGTAGGTTTTGTGCGCCTTAAAACTGCTGAACTCGGTTATAATATCCCTAAAAAAACATTCAGCAGCATAGGTATAAAAAGCGCACGTGTTTATTTGCAGGGTGTTAACCTTTTAACCATCAGCAAATTTGACCTGTGGGATCCTGAACTGAATACCAACAACGGTACGATTTATCCCAACATCACAACAGCATCTATCGGTTTACAGGCAAGCTTCTAA
- a CDS encoding response regulator transcription factor encodes MKAKVLLIEDEHDLGNVVKQYLEVMDFEVAWCKTGLQALETFKASPYQFHIILIDIQLPEMNGFELAERIVSMNTKIPFLFLTARGEKTDRIAGLKLGADDYITKPFDIDELVLRIRNIIRRNQSGAFHEKNDVLEMGNLRYHKDSLKLIIDGQKEVTLTPREAELLEYLFNHPNRVIKRAEILTRLWGQNDYFLGRSLDVFISRIRKYIGNNPDISISNIYGVGFVFKVNEATVKSN; translated from the coding sequence ATGAAAGCGAAGGTTTTACTGATTGAAGACGAACACGATCTGGGGAACGTAGTAAAACAATACCTCGAAGTGATGGATTTTGAAGTGGCCTGGTGCAAAACCGGTTTGCAGGCCCTCGAAACCTTTAAGGCATCGCCCTACCAGTTCCATATCATCCTGATCGATATCCAGTTGCCGGAGATGAATGGTTTCGAGTTAGCGGAACGCATCGTGTCGATGAACACCAAGATACCGTTCCTTTTCCTCACGGCACGCGGGGAAAAAACCGACCGTATTGCGGGGTTAAAACTGGGCGCGGACGATTATATCACCAAACCCTTCGATATTGACGAACTCGTGCTCCGCATCCGGAACATCATCCGGAGGAACCAGTCGGGCGCCTTCCACGAAAAAAACGACGTGCTGGAAATGGGCAACCTCCGTTACCACAAGGACTCCCTCAAATTAATCATCGACGGACAGAAAGAAGTAACGCTCACCCCAAGGGAGGCCGAACTCCTGGAATACCTGTTCAACCACCCCAACCGGGTGATCAAACGCGCGGAGATACTCACCCGGCTTTGGGGGCAGAACGATTATTTCCTGGGCAGAAGCCTGGACGTATTCATCTCCCGCATCCGCAAATACATCGGGAACAATCCCGACATCAGCATCAGCAATATTTATGGGGTGGGATTTGTGTTTAAGGTGAATGAGGCGACGGTGAAAAGCAACTGA
- a CDS encoding gliding motility-associated C-terminal domain-containing protein, protein MKSFISKALCILLLLGVFNHSMAQDITALGGTLTVNRDNSGGPNAGEGSLKVVDNNTSSKFLINPFVNPLWMQFECTAPATAAQYSLTSGGDAPGRDPKDWRLEGSSNGTDWTLLDSRTNQTFSGRGQTRIFDIATPAEYKFYRVTITSVNGDPLFQLAEWRLFEAKVPVAPTELTGTVLSGANINLAWKRNANNDVTAVIEKSTDGTNFVVAGTTSPTPSSFSVIDLQPGTTYQFRVRSGNKYGNSAPSNVLTLQTRNISSELKSITQDGGKLTVLLEHSSGAASGEGSSKLIDNNNSTKYLPYNSPFPATGLWMQYEATAAYIPSAYTIVTGNDATDRDPRTWRFEGSNDGQNWTVLDTKTNVSIPQRNFELFVPLTTSEAFKFFRLFVTQNNGSTNTVASFQMSEWRIWGINPNAPIVPTSFRITGKTITTVALAWNSAGTAGVDIQRSENGTSFAVVGSSAAGATTYTDADLYGGTQYWYRIRSKGQPTNSVWTDTISVTTDWDPALPLTPRDLTATPLSENSIRINWSDRSANETNFEIERSANGTLFSRIATVNADVTEYLDQDAALTVATRFWYRIRAINAAGTSFYSNIANAVTLGQNTAPSFDVIADTMTCSASKQYTIPVTSITPGVEAWQNVALTVMSSKSGVLRQLDVATVNNGASEITFTGRGARTGRDTTFITVVATDNGGTLNGGRNTFSRTFRVIINPIRVSITANPGTQITRYSTAQLTASGAPNYAWDDSAGIISPLNGASITVKPMVNTTYRVTGSNAEGCTADTTITVQLSAGVLAEAVNILTPNGDGKNDRWIVWNINRYPENTVSVFDRSGRLVFRQRNYSNNWDGTFNGKPLQEGAYYYVIELGSGIEPLKGTLTLIRERK, encoded by the coding sequence ATGAAATCATTTATATCAAAAGCACTTTGCATTCTTCTGCTGCTGGGTGTATTTAACCACAGCATGGCGCAGGATATTACGGCGCTGGGAGGAACACTCACCGTAAACAGGGACAACTCAGGAGGACCAAACGCTGGAGAAGGATCCTTGAAAGTGGTAGACAATAATACCAGCTCCAAATTCCTCATCAACCCGTTCGTAAACCCTTTGTGGATGCAGTTCGAATGCACTGCTCCAGCTACAGCCGCCCAATATTCATTAACTTCTGGCGGGGATGCCCCAGGCCGTGATCCCAAAGACTGGCGCCTGGAAGGCTCATCCAACGGCACTGACTGGACCCTGCTCGATTCACGTACCAACCAAACCTTTTCCGGCCGCGGGCAAACAAGGATATTTGATATCGCCACACCTGCGGAATATAAGTTTTACCGTGTTACCATCACATCCGTTAATGGTGATCCACTCTTCCAACTGGCGGAATGGAGGCTGTTTGAAGCCAAAGTGCCCGTAGCGCCTACCGAACTTACCGGCACCGTACTCTCCGGAGCAAATATTAACCTGGCCTGGAAACGCAATGCCAACAACGATGTTACAGCGGTGATCGAAAAATCAACAGATGGTACCAACTTCGTAGTTGCGGGCACAACAAGCCCCACGCCATCCTCATTTTCCGTTATCGATCTGCAACCCGGCACCACTTATCAGTTCCGTGTAAGGTCAGGCAACAAATACGGTAACTCCGCTCCCTCCAATGTGCTCACATTACAAACGCGGAATATCAGCAGCGAATTGAAAAGCATCACACAGGATGGCGGAAAACTCACCGTATTGCTTGAACACAGCAGTGGAGCAGCCTCAGGTGAGGGATCTTCCAAGTTGATAGACAATAATAATTCTACCAAGTATCTCCCTTATAATTCACCATTCCCGGCCACAGGCTTGTGGATGCAATATGAAGCCACAGCGGCCTACATACCATCAGCCTATACCATTGTAACCGGTAACGATGCCACAGATCGTGATCCCAGGACATGGAGATTTGAAGGCTCCAATGACGGACAGAACTGGACGGTGTTGGATACGAAAACGAATGTTTCCATTCCGCAAAGGAACTTTGAACTCTTTGTTCCTTTAACCACTTCTGAAGCCTTCAAGTTTTTCCGTCTTTTCGTAACGCAAAACAATGGCTCCACAAACACAGTGGCTTCTTTCCAGATGTCGGAATGGAGAATCTGGGGCATCAACCCCAATGCGCCTATCGTTCCCACCAGTTTCCGTATAACGGGTAAAACGATTACTACTGTTGCATTGGCATGGAACAGCGCCGGAACAGCCGGTGTGGATATTCAGCGTTCTGAAAACGGAACAAGTTTCGCCGTTGTAGGATCCTCGGCAGCAGGAGCAACAACCTATACAGATGCCGATCTTTATGGTGGCACCCAATACTGGTACCGCATCCGCTCCAAAGGGCAACCGACGAATTCCGTTTGGACCGATACCATCAGTGTTACAACCGACTGGGATCCCGCACTTCCGCTTACCCCGCGTGACTTAACGGCCACCCCCTTGTCTGAAAATTCTATCCGGATCAACTGGAGCGACCGCTCCGCGAATGAGACAAATTTTGAGATTGAACGTTCCGCTAATGGTACGCTTTTCTCCCGCATCGCCACCGTAAATGCTGATGTCACCGAATACCTCGACCAGGATGCGGCACTTACCGTTGCCACACGCTTCTGGTACCGTATCCGGGCGATCAACGCCGCAGGTACTTCCTTCTATTCGAATATCGCCAATGCCGTGACACTTGGGCAGAATACAGCGCCCTCTTTCGATGTGATCGCGGATACCATGACCTGTAGCGCATCAAAGCAATATACGATCCCCGTTACTTCCATTACGCCTGGTGTTGAAGCCTGGCAGAATGTAGCGCTTACGGTAATGAGCAGCAAGTCAGGTGTATTAAGGCAGTTGGATGTGGCGACTGTAAATAACGGAGCTTCTGAAATCACATTTACCGGCAGAGGCGCCAGAACCGGAAGGGATACTACGTTTATAACTGTAGTGGCCACGGATAACGGCGGAACACTCAACGGGGGAAGGAACACCTTCTCACGCACCTTCCGCGTCATCATTAATCCAATCAGAGTTTCCATCACCGCTAACCCCGGCACACAGATCACCCGTTACAGCACTGCGCAGCTCACCGCATCAGGCGCACCCAATTACGCCTGGGATGATTCAGCAGGCATCATCAGTCCGCTCAACGGCGCTTCCATTACCGTGAAGCCCATGGTGAACACCACTTACAGGGTTACCGGAAGCAATGCTGAAGGTTGCACCGCCGATACCACCATCACCGTTCAGCTTTCCGCCGGCGTACTGGCTGAAGCCGTGAACATCCTTACGCCCAACGGCGATGGGAAGAACGACCGCTGGATTGTATGGAACATCAACAGGTATCCCGAAAACACCGTGAGCGTGTTCGACAGAAGCGGCCGCCTCGTGTTCCGTCAGCGCAATTATTCCAACAACTGGGATGGTACCTTCAACGGTAAACCACTTCAGGAGGGCGCTTACTACTATGTGATTGAGCTGGGCTCCGGTATTGAGCCACTGAAAGGAACACTTACCCTTATCCGCGAGAGAAAGTAA
- a CDS encoding RagB/SusD family nutrient uptake outer membrane protein — MKFIYNALIIAALATGAGSCAKGFLDQVPDDRLTIEAIFLQRNTTEQFLANVYSQMPDESDGRFAPTNNNGPWTAASDEAKYNWTFVQANNFNNGSWNPTSSIVRAYWRNYYMGIRNATYFIQNVDKCLDLPAELRNQYKHEARALRAIYYFYLVRTYGPVVMLGDQMLSIDATADELALPRSSMDECVNYIVNELDACVAQLPLVPISNDQYGRVNKAVAMAYKVEVLLLNASPLFNGNTDYADLKNKDGKQLISQQYDAEKWKKAADAAKDFINQYVVSGTFALYKENDPTTNQFSAYLSCRNVMLTDWGISSTNKEWIVARPGSNMGSTQYERTPNHAQTAQIDVKGGGALGVTQTMVDAYFMANGRSIDDPSSGYMNTGFSNFQAPGDIAPRQTYNQWVGREPRFYVGVTYNNSLWLTRDYGELVTNLESSGNSGVKATASDFSPTGYVVRKNVIPGSRNSASRAIPMIRLAQLFLNYCEALNEYSASNANEVMTYLNMIRERAGVPQYGGSSPDALPVPAGQAAIREAIRKERRVELAFESSRYFDTRRWKIAETTDKGAFKGLNINGDGTQFYNVVTFETRVFEKKHYLFPLPQSEMNINTQLVQNTGW, encoded by the coding sequence ATGAAATTCATATACAACGCACTTATCATTGCAGCTTTGGCGACCGGGGCTGGTTCTTGCGCAAAAGGATTCCTGGACCAGGTGCCAGATGACAGGTTGACTATAGAAGCGATCTTCCTGCAGCGCAATACCACGGAACAATTTCTCGCCAACGTTTACAGCCAGATGCCCGATGAATCGGATGGCCGTTTCGCGCCGACAAATAATAACGGCCCCTGGACCGCGGCATCGGATGAGGCTAAATACAATTGGACCTTCGTACAGGCGAATAATTTCAACAATGGTTCCTGGAACCCTACTTCAAGTATTGTACGGGCTTACTGGCGGAACTATTACATGGGAATCAGGAACGCTACGTACTTTATCCAGAATGTGGACAAATGTCTCGACCTTCCAGCAGAACTCCGTAATCAGTACAAACATGAAGCTAGGGCCCTGAGGGCGATTTACTATTTCTACCTGGTAAGAACTTACGGTCCGGTGGTAATGCTGGGCGACCAGATGCTTTCCATAGACGCTACGGCTGATGAACTTGCGCTTCCAAGAAGTTCCATGGATGAATGTGTTAATTACATCGTAAACGAATTGGATGCGTGCGTCGCGCAACTTCCTTTGGTTCCCATTTCCAACGACCAGTATGGCCGCGTGAACAAAGCGGTGGCCATGGCTTATAAAGTAGAAGTGCTGCTGCTAAATGCAAGCCCGCTATTTAATGGGAATACAGACTACGCCGACTTGAAAAATAAGGATGGCAAACAACTGATCAGTCAGCAGTATGATGCTGAAAAATGGAAAAAAGCAGCGGATGCCGCCAAAGATTTTATCAATCAGTATGTAGTATCCGGTACCTTTGCGCTTTATAAAGAGAACGATCCTACTACAAACCAATTCAGCGCATACCTTTCCTGCAGAAATGTGATGCTCACTGATTGGGGAATTTCAAGCACCAACAAAGAATGGATCGTGGCCCGTCCCGGTTCAAACATGGGAAGCACGCAATATGAAAGAACGCCCAACCATGCGCAAACAGCTCAGATCGATGTGAAAGGTGGTGGCGCGCTGGGGGTTACGCAAACCATGGTAGACGCTTATTTTATGGCCAATGGCCGCAGCATCGATGATCCCTCATCCGGCTACATGAATACAGGGTTTTCCAACTTCCAGGCTCCTGGAGACATAGCGCCACGTCAAACTTATAACCAGTGGGTAGGCAGAGAGCCCAGGTTTTATGTGGGCGTTACTTACAACAACAGCCTCTGGCTTACCAGAGACTATGGTGAACTGGTTACCAATCTTGAAAGTTCTGGTAATTCAGGTGTTAAGGCCACCGCAAGTGATTTTAGTCCTACAGGATACGTTGTCAGGAAAAATGTTATACCCGGAAGCAGAAACTCCGCCTCCCGTGCGATACCAATGATCCGCCTTGCGCAGCTTTTCCTCAACTACTGTGAGGCGTTGAACGAATACAGCGCGAGCAACGCAAATGAAGTAATGACCTACCTGAACATGATCAGGGAAAGAGCAGGCGTTCCGCAATATGGTGGCAGCAGCCCCGACGCGCTGCCGGTACCTGCAGGACAGGCAGCCATTCGTGAGGCGATAAGGAAAGAAAGAAGGGTGGAACTCGCTTTTGAAAGCAGCAGGTATTTCGATACCCGTAGGTGGAAAATTGCCGAAACAACTGATAAAGGAGCCTTTAAAGGACTAAACATCAATGGCGACGGCACGCAGTTTTATAACGTGGTAACATTTGAGACCAGAGTTTTTGAAAAGAAACATTATCTGTTTCCTCTTCCTCAAAGTGAGATGAACATCAATACCCAATTGGTACAAAACACCGGATGGTAA
- a CDS encoding basic secretory family protein: MRRTTILLLQAALCLSFSSVQAGMLPVEPNVTEVTRQLIRWYDAQKTDKPVYLSSQAEGEAFIDWLASWNTAVVDSFSTRLKKKEAPSPVLWNTYKETEQQLWRRFQVFKKNHEKYKIHITFNNDPVLVPVVKKVEAFFYEVYPMIHERYGKRGGNEGWEVYVRFDPELTNVPAYASDGKLTFSNEWFKKNPNDIGVLTHEAIHLLQKDYQRGVPGWLVEGMADYIRHTYKKIAHEAFPLPADTKTRNYTDAYRVTARFLNWMEVQSPGFNDYLHHRMMRERYNEAMIEEKMGMGLDALWQLYAAEQ; the protein is encoded by the coding sequence ATGAGAAGAACAACGATTTTGTTGCTCCAGGCAGCGCTTTGCCTTTCTTTTTCCAGTGTACAGGCGGGAATGCTCCCGGTAGAACCCAATGTTACAGAAGTTACGCGGCAACTGATCCGTTGGTACGACGCGCAAAAGACCGATAAGCCGGTTTACCTCTCTTCCCAGGCGGAAGGCGAAGCTTTTATTGACTGGCTGGCCAGTTGGAACACAGCCGTAGTCGATTCTTTCTCCACCCGTTTGAAAAAGAAGGAAGCGCCTTCTCCCGTATTGTGGAATACCTATAAAGAAACCGAACAGCAGTTGTGGAGAAGGTTCCAGGTATTCAAAAAGAACCACGAAAAATATAAGATACACATCACTTTCAACAACGACCCGGTATTGGTGCCCGTGGTCAAGAAGGTGGAAGCTTTCTTCTACGAAGTATATCCCATGATCCACGAGCGTTACGGCAAACGCGGCGGCAACGAAGGCTGGGAAGTATATGTGCGCTTCGACCCGGAACTCACCAATGTGCCCGCTTACGCCAGCGACGGCAAGCTTACCTTCAGCAACGAATGGTTCAAAAAGAACCCTAATGATATTGGTGTACTCACCCATGAGGCGATTCACCTGTTGCAGAAAGATTACCAGCGTGGCGTTCCCGGCTGGCTGGTGGAAGGCATGGCCGATTACATCCGTCACACCTACAAAAAGATCGCCCATGAAGCATTCCCGCTTCCTGCCGATACCAAAACAAGAAATTATACGGATGCATACCGGGTTACCGCCCGTTTCCTGAACTGGATGGAAGTACAATCGCCCGGGTTCAACGATTACCTGCACCACCGCATGATGCGCGAGCGCTACAATGAAGCCATGATTGAAGAGAAGATGGGCATGGGGCTGGATGCATTGTGGCAGCTGTATGCCGCAGAACAATAA
- a CDS encoding sensor histidine kinase KdpD produces the protein MKQSLNTYRIIAIISFLILACVQFYLVWNTYQLTNERYYYSEKGILKEKYGLSVRNDKVFPGGRKIIDSMLNPKLYYMDSLRQFAPAKLNPYVGKLADSIFHELIRKENIGQLIQEVKKQNNITDSLEYALRIDDMHIVLSDVKYLSVYNKKFVSPYISKNIQSPTGILIGGNLKDLNSQNNVSAFTVSSPEAFNYGVTFTLYVDTVKRNMEIVRRMLLTLGLSLGSILIMLVLFFFTFRNWLRQKKLAEMKSDFINNITHEFHTPLSAIIVANKNLRNERIMEKKENIVSLAEVIARQADRLKRLFNQVLDITLMENRNLDKKEYLLPELIQGIITDYRLKLGDTPVNIIYNNTLKQERVLLDEFYFTTMVMNLFDNAIKYNESDVKELVIATREEEGHMVLSIQDNGMGMSPKNIRHIFEKFYREKNSYSHPLRGLGLGLFYVKECVDAHGWKISVSSEPGTGSIFTIMIPLK, from the coding sequence ATGAAACAATCCCTGAACACTTATCGGATCATCGCCATTATCAGCTTCCTGATTTTGGCCTGCGTACAGTTCTACCTGGTGTGGAACACTTACCAGTTGACCAATGAACGGTATTATTATTCGGAAAAAGGCATTCTGAAAGAAAAGTATGGACTGAGTGTACGCAACGATAAGGTTTTCCCCGGTGGCAGAAAGATCATTGATTCCATGCTGAACCCGAAGTTGTATTATATGGATTCCCTGCGGCAGTTCGCGCCGGCAAAGCTGAATCCTTATGTGGGCAAACTGGCCGATTCCATTTTCCACGAACTGATCCGGAAAGAAAACATCGGACAACTGATCCAGGAGGTGAAGAAGCAAAACAACATCACCGATTCTCTCGAATATGCCTTACGGATAGATGACATGCACATCGTGCTTTCCGATGTAAAATACCTCTCCGTTTACAACAAGAAATTCGTTTCGCCCTATATCTCAAAAAATATTCAGTCGCCCACGGGCATCCTGATCGGAGGTAACCTGAAGGACCTCAACAGCCAGAACAATGTATCGGCTTTCACGGTGAGCAGTCCTGAAGCATTTAATTACGGTGTTACTTTTACGTTGTATGTGGATACGGTAAAAAGAAACATGGAGATCGTACGCCGCATGTTGTTAACACTTGGCCTGTCGCTGGGTTCTATCCTGATTATGCTGGTGCTGTTCTTCTTCACTTTCAGGAACTGGCTCCGCCAGAAGAAGCTGGCCGAAATGAAATCGGATTTCATCAATAACATCACCCACGAGTTCCATACGCCGCTCTCCGCCATCATCGTCGCGAACAAGAACCTGCGCAACGAACGCATCATGGAGAAAAAGGAGAACATCGTTTCTTTGGCGGAAGTGATTGCAAGGCAGGCCGACAGGCTGAAAAGGTTGTTCAACCAGGTACTGGACATTACCCTGATGGAAAACAGGAATCTCGACAAAAAAGAATACCTGCTGCCCGAACTGATCCAGGGCATCATTACGGATTACAGGCTGAAACTGGGTGATACACCCGTTAATATTATTTACAACAATACCTTAAAGCAGGAACGGGTATTACTGGATGAATTCTACTTCACCACCATGGTGATGAACCTGTTCGACAACGCCATCAAATACAATGAAAGCGATGTAAAGGAACTGGTGATTGCCACGCGGGAAGAAGAAGGACACATGGTACTCTCTATACAAGACAACGGCATGGGTATGTCACCCAAAAACATCCGGCATATTTTTGAAAAATTTTACCGGGAAAAGAACAGCTATTCCCACCCGCTCCGTGGGCTTGGCCTGGGCCTGTTCTATGTAAAAGAATGCGTAGATGCCCACGGCTGGAAAATTTCCGTTTCCAGCGAACCCGGAACAGGCAGTATCTTTACCATAATGATCCCGCTTAAATAA